In Polynucleobacter sp. AP-Ainpum-60-G11, one DNA window encodes the following:
- a CDS encoding branched-chain amino acid ABC transporter permease: MFELLGITPQGLVAQLLVGLINGSFYAILSLGLAIIFGLLNIINFSHGAQYTMGAFVAWIGLTQVGQWFGFPEFSINYWFALILVPLVMAGFGLILERTMLKRLYHLDHLYGLLLTFGLALIIEGMFRHWYGISGESYPAPEILQGAIPLESIGIILPKYRLWVVVASLVVCFSTWYVIERTKLGAYLRAGTENPKLLQAFGINVPLMISLAYAYGVGLAGFAGVLAAPIFQVNPLMGSNLIIVVFAVVVIGGMGSIMGSILTGLALGLIEGLTKVFYPEASGVVIFVIMAIVLLIRPAGLFGREK, from the coding sequence ATGTTTGAACTTCTTGGAATTACCCCACAAGGGCTGGTTGCTCAGCTCTTAGTGGGGCTTATTAATGGTTCCTTCTATGCCATTTTGAGTTTGGGTTTGGCCATTATTTTTGGCCTACTCAACATCATCAATTTTTCCCATGGTGCTCAGTACACGATGGGTGCATTTGTTGCGTGGATTGGTTTGACACAGGTTGGTCAGTGGTTTGGCTTTCCTGAGTTCTCAATTAATTATTGGTTTGCATTAATTCTGGTGCCGTTGGTTATGGCAGGCTTTGGTTTGATTCTTGAGCGCACCATGCTCAAGCGCCTCTATCACCTAGATCACCTTTATGGCCTGCTATTAACTTTTGGTTTGGCGCTCATTATTGAGGGTATGTTCCGCCACTGGTATGGTATTTCAGGTGAGAGCTATCCAGCCCCCGAAATATTACAAGGCGCGATCCCATTAGAGTCCATTGGCATCATCTTGCCTAAATATCGTTTGTGGGTTGTGGTCGCCTCATTGGTGGTTTGCTTCTCCACTTGGTATGTAATTGAAAGAACAAAGTTGGGCGCTTATCTTCGTGCCGGCACCGAAAATCCAAAATTACTTCAAGCATTTGGCATCAACGTACCCTTAATGATTTCTTTGGCCTATGCCTATGGCGTGGGACTTGCTGGTTTTGCTGGTGTTTTAGCTGCACCCATTTTTCAAGTGAACCCATTAATGGGTTCCAATTTAATCATTGTAGTTTTTGCGGTGGTGGTGATTGGCGGTATGGGCTCGATCATGGGCTCCATTTTGACTGGCCTTGCCTTGGGATTGATTGAAGGCTTAACCAAAGTTTTTTATCCAGAAGCATCTGGTGTAGTCATCTTTGTGATCATGGCAATCGTGTTGCTTATTCGTCCTGCTGGACTGTTCGGTCGGGAGAAATAA
- a CDS encoding branched-chain amino acid ABC transporter permease translates to MNSKTKLLYGILLLIALLLPFQEFIYLVFAMKVLCFALFACAFNLLLGFTGLLSFGHAAFFGTSAYITAYLCKEAGLSPEFGIVLGVLGSGFLGFLIGSLAIRRQGIYFAMVTLALSQMVYFLAVQLPFTGGEDGIQGVPRGMLFGLIDLKDDVSMYYFVLTIFLLGFALIVRTVHSPFGQVLKAIRENEPRAVSLGYDVDRFKLISFVISAALAGLAGSLKTLVFQLATLTDVHWHMSGEVVLMTLLGGMGTILGPVVGAGIVVGLQNYLANIGSWSTIATGFIFVICVLAFRRGVVGEITHLFKKKS, encoded by the coding sequence TTGAACTCAAAAACAAAATTACTCTACGGCATTCTTCTTTTAATTGCTTTGTTGTTGCCGTTCCAAGAGTTTATTTATTTAGTGTTTGCAATGAAGGTGTTGTGCTTCGCACTTTTTGCTTGCGCCTTCAATTTATTGCTGGGTTTTACAGGACTTCTTTCTTTTGGGCACGCAGCATTCTTTGGTACCTCCGCTTACATTACTGCCTACCTCTGTAAAGAGGCTGGCCTATCCCCGGAGTTCGGAATTGTGTTGGGAGTTTTAGGATCTGGCTTCTTAGGCTTCTTGATCGGCTCTTTAGCCATTCGTCGTCAAGGAATTTATTTTGCAATGGTGACCTTGGCCCTCTCTCAAATGGTGTATTTCCTTGCCGTGCAGTTGCCATTCACCGGCGGTGAAGATGGTATTCAAGGTGTTCCACGCGGAATGTTATTTGGCCTGATTGATTTAAAAGATGACGTCAGTATGTATTACTTTGTGCTGACCATTTTCTTGCTTGGCTTTGCATTAATTGTTCGCACTGTACATTCCCCATTTGGCCAGGTCTTAAAAGCGATTCGTGAAAATGAGCCGCGCGCAGTGTCTTTGGGTTATGACGTTGATCGTTTCAAGTTAATCTCTTTTGTAATTTCTGCTGCGCTCGCCGGCCTTGCTGGTTCTTTGAAAACACTCGTATTCCAGTTGGCAACCTTGACCGATGTTCATTGGCATATGTCTGGCGAAGTTGTTTTGATGACTTTGCTCGGCGGCATGGGAACCATTCTTGGTCCAGTGGTGGGTGCCGGCATTGTTGTTGGTTTGCAAAACTATTTGGCCAACATTGGATCCTGGAGCACGATTGCAACAGGATTCATTTTTGTAATCTGCGTCCTAGCTTTTCGTCGTGGCGTTGTTGGCGAAATCACCCATCTCTTTAAGAAGAAAAGTTGA
- the mnmG gene encoding tRNA uridine-5-carboxymethylaminomethyl(34) synthesis enzyme MnmG, whose amino-acid sequence MRYSKNFDVIVVGGGHAGTEAALAAARMGCDTLLITHSIENLGAMSCNPSIGGIGKGHLVKEIDAMGGAMAAATDEAGIQFRILNSSKGPAVRATRAQGDRVLYKAAIRRRLENQQNLTLFQAAVDDLLVQGDVVQGVVTQMGLKFMAKKVVLTAGTFLDGKIHVGLNNYAGGRAGDPAAVSLSARLKELKLPQGRLKTGTPPRIDGRTIDFSVMLEQPGDLDPVPVFSYLGRPEQHPKQVPCWISHTNEQTHDIIRGGLDRSPMYTGVIEGVGPRYCPSIEDKIHRFASRNSHQIFLEPEGLTTNEFYPNGISTSLPFDIQWGLVRSIRGLESAVIVRPGYAIEYDFFDPRHLRHSLETKAIAGLYFAGQINGTTGYEEAAAQGMLAGINAGLAAQGKEPWLPKRSESYIGVLVDDLITLGVQEPYRMFTSRAEYRLSLREDNADLRLTTIGRELGLVDDYRWNTFCRKQEAVSRETSRLQDIWIGPKHVSAKAVSELLGQDLSHECSLADLLRRPGITYEAVTCLADGLWSPGTLDDDLGLAQQISDQVEISIKYQGYIDRQAVEIARQEHNESFPLSESLDYAQVLGLSKEVQQKLNLHKPGTLGQAGRISGVTPAALSLLLVHLKKGLGRTQEETHD is encoded by the coding sequence ATGCGCTATTCAAAGAACTTTGATGTCATTGTGGTTGGCGGCGGTCACGCTGGAACTGAGGCCGCCCTTGCGGCTGCGCGCATGGGATGTGATACCCTACTCATAACTCATAGTATTGAGAATTTGGGTGCCATGAGCTGCAATCCCTCGATTGGCGGTATTGGTAAAGGCCATTTAGTTAAAGAGATTGATGCGATGGGCGGCGCCATGGCAGCCGCTACAGACGAGGCCGGCATCCAATTTAGGATCCTCAATTCAAGCAAAGGCCCTGCCGTTCGGGCAACCCGTGCACAAGGTGATCGTGTTTTATATAAAGCGGCGATTCGTCGTCGCCTAGAAAACCAACAAAATCTGACTCTTTTCCAGGCGGCTGTAGATGATCTTTTGGTTCAGGGTGATGTAGTCCAAGGCGTAGTGACGCAAATGGGCTTAAAGTTTATGGCCAAGAAGGTGGTCTTAACGGCCGGCACTTTCTTGGATGGCAAGATTCACGTGGGCTTAAATAACTATGCTGGTGGTCGTGCTGGCGACCCGGCAGCGGTTTCATTGTCGGCTAGATTAAAGGAGCTGAAGCTTCCTCAGGGAAGATTAAAGACTGGCACCCCACCACGTATTGATGGGCGAACCATTGATTTCTCGGTGATGTTGGAGCAGCCGGGGGATTTAGACCCTGTACCTGTTTTCTCCTACCTGGGTCGACCAGAGCAACACCCAAAGCAAGTCCCCTGCTGGATTTCTCATACGAATGAGCAAACGCATGACATTATCCGTGGCGGTCTAGACCGCTCCCCAATGTACACGGGGGTTATTGAGGGGGTTGGTCCGCGCTACTGCCCTTCTATCGAAGATAAGATCCATCGTTTTGCTTCTAGAAATAGTCACCAGATATTCTTGGAGCCAGAGGGGTTAACAACGAACGAGTTTTACCCCAATGGAATTTCTACGAGCCTGCCATTTGATATTCAGTGGGGTTTGGTGCGGAGTATTCGGGGTTTGGAGTCTGCGGTAATTGTCCGTCCCGGCTATGCCATTGAGTATGACTTCTTTGACCCGCGCCATTTGCGCCATAGTCTGGAGACCAAGGCAATTGCTGGCCTCTACTTTGCAGGTCAAATTAACGGCACAACGGGTTATGAAGAGGCTGCCGCACAGGGCATGCTCGCTGGAATCAATGCTGGCTTGGCAGCACAAGGCAAGGAGCCTTGGCTCCCCAAGCGGAGTGAGTCCTATATTGGCGTTTTGGTGGACGACCTCATTACCTTGGGTGTTCAAGAGCCATACCGTATGTTTACTAGCCGCGCCGAGTACCGCTTGAGCTTACGTGAAGACAATGCTGATTTGCGCTTAACCACTATTGGACGAGAGCTTGGTTTGGTGGACGATTACCGTTGGAATACGTTTTGCAGGAAGCAAGAAGCTGTTTCACGTGAAACATCCCGTCTGCAAGATATTTGGATTGGCCCAAAGCATGTGTCAGCCAAGGCCGTTTCTGAGCTTTTGGGGCAAGACTTATCGCATGAGTGTAGTTTGGCCGACTTATTGAGGCGTCCCGGCATTACTTATGAGGCGGTTACTTGTCTAGCAGATGGCCTTTGGTCCCCTGGGACGCTTGATGATGATTTGGGCCTGGCGCAACAAATCAGCGACCAAGTTGAAATTTCGATTAAATATCAAGGCTATATCGATAGGCAGGCTGTTGAAATTGCTCGGCAAGAGCATAACGAGAGCTTTCCTTTGTCGGAGTCTTTGGACTACGCCCAGGTTCTGGGTTTGTCGAAAGAGGTGCAGCAAAAGCTCAATTTACATAAACCTGGCACCCTTGGCCAGGCTGGAAGAATTTCTGGAGTGACGCCCGCAGCCCTCTCCTTGCTTTTGGTCCACCTTAAAAAGGGCTTAGGTCGCACCCAAGAAGAGACCCATGACTAA
- the rsmG gene encoding 16S rRNA (guanine(527)-N(7))-methyltransferase RsmG, with the protein MTNDLVSLGIEDLGLNLSPANIADLELFLQEMGRWNQVHNLTAIEGEKNSVRLHLIDSITVLPLMRQFLDIQNLKIADLGSGGGLPAIPIAILQSDWHVTLIEAIRKKTAFLQHVRGKLGLKNIQVLSERVEAVAKSQPGQFDAVISRAFTNLAHFLELSLPLLKPSGLVFAMKARRADEELKDVCMDDWRLVADEPLQIPNLAVERRLLVLSPVRKSPL; encoded by the coding sequence ATGACTAACGATTTAGTTTCTTTGGGGATTGAGGATTTAGGTTTGAATCTCAGCCCTGCCAATATTGCTGATTTGGAGCTCTTTTTGCAAGAAATGGGTCGTTGGAACCAGGTGCATAATTTGACTGCAATTGAGGGCGAAAAGAACTCAGTTCGTTTGCATCTTATTGATTCTATTACAGTTTTACCATTAATGCGCCAATTTCTGGATATACAAAATCTCAAAATTGCAGATCTGGGGTCGGGCGGCGGTTTGCCGGCAATCCCCATCGCTATTTTGCAGTCCGATTGGCATGTGACCTTGATTGAAGCAATACGCAAAAAAACAGCTTTTTTGCAGCATGTGCGCGGCAAGTTGGGCTTAAAGAATATTCAAGTTCTAAGTGAGCGCGTCGAAGCAGTGGCTAAATCACAGCCCGGACAGTTTGATGCTGTAATTTCTAGGGCGTTTACTAATCTTGCCCATTTTTTGGAGCTTTCCTTGCCCCTTCTTAAGCCTAGCGGCCTGGTATTCGCAATGAAGGCAAGGCGCGCTGATGAAGAGCTGAAAGACGTGTGCATGGATGACTGGCGATTAGTCGCCGATGAGCCTTTGCAGATCCCAAACTTAGCGGTGGAGCGACGGCTTTTGGTTTTATCCCCCGTGAGAAAATCACCCCTTTAA
- a CDS encoding ParA family protein produces the protein MAKIFCIANQKGGVGKTTTAVNLAAGLAGHRQRVLLVDLDPQGNATMGSGIEKADLNSTVYQVLIGLSTVKESAVLCESSGYDVLPANRDLAGAEIELVDLDSREQRLKDALALVANDYDFILIDCPPALSLLTLNGLCAANGVIVPMQCEYFALEGLSDLVNTIKQVHANLNPDLVIIGLLRVMFDARMTLQQQVSDQLLEHFGDKVFKSIIPRNVRLAEAPSYGLPGVAFDKSSRGAKAYLEFGAEMIERIKQM, from the coding sequence ATGGCCAAAATATTTTGTATCGCTAATCAAAAAGGTGGGGTTGGAAAGACCACCACTGCAGTTAATTTGGCCGCTGGTTTGGCTGGGCATCGGCAGCGTGTTTTGTTGGTGGATTTAGATCCACAAGGCAACGCCACAATGGGGTCTGGAATTGAAAAAGCAGATCTCAATAGCACGGTGTACCAAGTGCTAATTGGCCTCTCAACAGTAAAAGAATCGGCTGTACTTTGTGAGAGTTCTGGCTACGATGTGTTGCCAGCAAACCGCGACTTAGCTGGCGCAGAAATTGAATTGGTAGATTTAGATTCTCGCGAACAACGCTTAAAAGATGCGCTTGCGCTTGTAGCAAATGACTACGATTTTATTTTGATTGATTGTCCTCCTGCGCTCTCTTTATTAACGCTCAATGGATTGTGTGCGGCGAATGGTGTAATCGTGCCAATGCAGTGTGAATATTTTGCATTAGAAGGTTTATCAGATTTAGTGAACACCATCAAACAAGTGCATGCGAATTTGAATCCTGATTTGGTCATCATTGGTCTATTGCGAGTGATGTTTGATGCGCGCATGACATTGCAACAACAAGTTTCTGATCAGTTGCTCGAGCACTTCGGTGACAAAGTGTTTAAAAGCATTATTCCCCGTAACGTCCGTCTTGCCGAAGCCCCGTCCTATGGGCTTCCTGGGGTGGCGTTTGATAAGTCATCTCGTGGAGCCAAAGCCTATTTGGAGTTTGGCGCCGAGATGATTGAGCGCATTAAGCAAATGTAA
- a CDS encoding ParB/RepB/Spo0J family partition protein — MVVIKKKGLGRGLEALLGDKAQKETTAEINRLPLTALQAGKYQPRQKMEVGALQELADSIREQGVMQPLLVRLVSPGKYEIIAGERRFRAATLAGLKEVPVLVSGANDQAAAAMALVENMQREDLNPLEESQGLARLIEEFGFTHEQAAKAVGKSRSAVTNLLRLNQLAKPVQAMLLAGDIDMGHARALLPLPGASQVALAQRIAAQGLSVREAERMSTALALAGGQIGDKKAKTQAEAGAPSRDPDMRRLTQEIADLIGLNAEFKFKGKGGELRIRFSQFDELDSLLKKLGVEA, encoded by the coding sequence ATGGTTGTAATTAAGAAAAAAGGATTGGGCCGTGGCCTAGAGGCATTGCTCGGTGACAAGGCGCAAAAAGAAACCACAGCTGAGATTAATCGTTTGCCATTGACTGCTTTGCAAGCTGGCAAATATCAACCACGTCAGAAAATGGAAGTGGGCGCATTGCAGGAGTTAGCGGATAGTATTCGCGAGCAAGGTGTGATGCAGCCACTGCTAGTGCGCCTGGTTTCTCCTGGTAAATATGAAATTATTGCCGGTGAACGTCGCTTCCGTGCAGCAACATTAGCCGGCTTAAAAGAGGTGCCGGTTTTGGTTTCTGGTGCCAATGATCAAGCTGCTGCAGCTATGGCCTTGGTCGAGAATATGCAGCGCGAAGACTTAAATCCGCTGGAAGAATCTCAGGGTCTCGCAAGGTTAATTGAAGAGTTTGGTTTTACGCATGAGCAGGCGGCAAAAGCGGTGGGTAAATCACGCAGTGCTGTAACTAATTTATTGCGCTTAAATCAACTGGCAAAACCAGTGCAAGCCATGCTTTTAGCGGGCGATATTGATATGGGTCACGCCCGCGCTTTATTGCCTTTGCCTGGAGCAAGTCAGGTAGCTTTGGCGCAAAGAATTGCTGCTCAAGGACTGTCGGTGCGAGAGGCTGAAAGAATGTCGACTGCCCTGGCGCTTGCCGGAGGTCAAATTGGGGACAAAAAAGCCAAAACCCAGGCTGAAGCAGGTGCGCCAAGCCGGGATCCGGATATGCGCCGTTTGACCCAAGAAATTGCTGATTTGATAGGCTTAAATGCAGAATTTAAGTTCAAAGGCAAAGGCGGAGAGCTCAGGATTCGGTTCAGCCAATTTGATGAGTTGGATTCTTTGTTGAAAAAGCTGGGCGTTGAGGCTTAA
- a CDS encoding ATP synthase subunit I, whose translation MIPQKNQFSEANGWDEPEEEVYRVLSKEEMAALQASNAVKHPPLSPWRILAAQVAVTVLSMVIWSIFGEPVGVSLYTQSAFLGGLISVLPSALFLSRLEMAKKTKILNPGNYLAALVSGEFIKIVVTLMLFIGIAYWVPGVLWVPLLVTYVLALKCVWLAWLWR comes from the coding sequence TTGATTCCTCAAAAAAATCAATTTTCTGAGGCAAATGGCTGGGATGAGCCCGAAGAAGAGGTCTATCGGGTTTTAAGTAAAGAGGAAATGGCTGCATTGCAAGCAAGCAATGCAGTTAAACACCCCCCACTGTCGCCCTGGAGAATTTTGGCTGCGCAAGTGGCCGTTACCGTGCTCAGCATGGTGATTTGGTCAATTTTTGGGGAGCCGGTAGGGGTAAGCCTTTATACTCAGTCGGCCTTTTTAGGTGGTTTAATAAGCGTCTTGCCGTCAGCCTTGTTTTTATCCAGGCTTGAGATGGCTAAAAAGACGAAAATATTGAACCCAGGGAATTATTTGGCGGCATTGGTTTCAGGCGAATTTATCAAAATCGTCGTGACATTGATGCTGTTTATAGGGATTGCGTATTGGGTCCCGGGGGTGCTTTGGGTCCCATTGTTGGTGACTTATGTGCTTGCCCTCAAGTGTGTGTGGCTGGCGTGGTTGTGGCGCTAA
- the atpB gene encoding F0F1 ATP synthase subunit A, which translates to MSSEVNQAHAAAEQMTPTAYISEHLQNLNNSGGPQTSIIDFSIINLDTIFWASLMGLLTVFILLIAARRATPGVPGRFQCFIEMIVEMAETQSKSIVHGDRSYIAPLALFVFFWIILLNTLDLVPVDWVLGVNHFIESFGVHVPHHKVVPTTDLNATMGMSMSVLLLVFFYSFKVKGFGGFLHELVSAPFGAKWYLAPFNLALNIIEYLAKGVSLGMRLFGNMYAGELVFLLIALLGSVWTFNLDLSLFGLVGHVIAGSAWAIFHILVILLQAFIFMMLTLVYIGQAHSHH; encoded by the coding sequence ATGTCTAGCGAAGTAAACCAAGCCCACGCGGCAGCCGAGCAAATGACGCCAACAGCGTACATTTCTGAGCATTTACAAAACCTCAACAATTCAGGTGGACCACAGACGTCCATTATCGATTTCAGCATCATCAATTTAGACACCATTTTTTGGGCATCCCTCATGGGCTTGCTCACTGTATTTATTTTGTTGATTGCAGCGCGTCGCGCAACTCCAGGTGTGCCAGGCCGTTTCCAGTGCTTTATTGAAATGATTGTTGAGATGGCTGAGACACAATCGAAGAGCATTGTTCATGGTGACCGCTCTTATATCGCCCCACTCGCTCTATTCGTATTCTTCTGGATCATCCTCCTCAATACCTTGGACTTAGTCCCAGTGGATTGGGTTTTGGGTGTAAACCACTTTATTGAGAGTTTTGGTGTTCATGTGCCGCACCATAAGGTTGTTCCTACAACCGATCTAAATGCGACCATGGGCATGTCCATGTCTGTTTTGCTTTTAGTTTTCTTTTACAGCTTCAAAGTAAAAGGTTTTGGCGGTTTCCTGCACGAGCTGGTTTCTGCCCCGTTTGGCGCGAAGTGGTACTTAGCCCCATTCAACCTCGCTTTGAACATCATCGAATATCTTGCTAAAGGTGTTTCTTTGGGAATGCGACTGTTCGGCAATATGTACGCCGGTGAGTTGGTTTTCCTGCTGATCGCATTGCTTGGTAGTGTGTGGACATTTAATTTAGATTTATCCCTGTTCGGATTGGTGGGCCATGTTATTGCTGGATCAGCTTGGGCCATCTTCCACATTTTGGTTATTTTGTTGCAAGCCTTTATTTTCATGATGTTGACCTTGGTTTACATCGGGCAAGCGCATAGCCATCACTAA
- the atpE gene encoding F0F1 ATP synthase subunit C, with the protein MQQFLANIQGFTAIAIGIIIGLGAIGACLGIALMGGKYIEACARQPELMEPLQTKMFLLAGLIDAAFLIGVGVAMLFAFANPLLAVIK; encoded by the coding sequence ATGCAACAATTTCTCGCAAACATTCAAGGTTTCACAGCAATCGCTATCGGCATCATCATCGGCCTCGGCGCGATCGGTGCTTGTTTAGGTATTGCATTGATGGGCGGTAAGTACATCGAAGCTTGTGCACGTCAACCAGAATTGATGGAGCCACTCCAAACTAAGATGTTCCTTTTGGCTGGTTTGATCGACGCTGCGTTTTTGATCGGCGTTGGTGTTGCAATGTTGTTTGCTTTCGCAAACCCACTGCTCGCAGTTATTAAGTAA
- a CDS encoding F0F1 ATP synthase subunit B, with the protein MNLNATLFAQMIVFFVLWWVVARFVWPPLVKALDERSSKIADGLAAAERGKEALALASNEAEQELNKARQEGVQRVAEAEKRAQMSAEEIRVNAQAEAARIISQAKQDADQQVTRAREVLRAEVAVLAVKGAEQILRREVDAKAHGTLLDQLKAEL; encoded by the coding sequence GTGAATCTGAACGCGACCCTATTCGCGCAAATGATCGTTTTCTTCGTCTTATGGTGGGTTGTTGCACGCTTTGTGTGGCCACCGCTGGTTAAGGCGTTAGATGAGCGTTCAAGCAAAATTGCTGACGGCTTAGCTGCTGCCGAGCGCGGTAAAGAAGCGCTCGCTTTAGCAAGTAATGAAGCAGAGCAAGAATTAAATAAAGCACGCCAAGAAGGCGTGCAGCGTGTTGCAGAAGCAGAAAAACGTGCACAAATGTCCGCTGAAGAAATTCGCGTCAATGCACAAGCTGAAGCAGCCCGCATTATTTCTCAAGCTAAGCAAGATGCAGACCAGCAAGTTACTCGAGCACGTGAAGTATTGCGCGCTGAAGTCGCTGTGTTGGCTGTTAAAGGTGCCGAGCAAATTTTGCGTCGTGAAGTTGATGCAAAGGCCCACGGCACATTGCTAGATCAACTAAAGGCAGAACTTTGA
- a CDS encoding F0F1 ATP synthase subunit delta, with translation MAELATIARPYAEALFQSAKPAELATCLEQLNELAQLAALPEVAALSNNPKVSADDLSKLLSGMVKTKLDGKMASFLSLVNQNHRLSAIPEIARQFEAMKNQSEGAAEVMITSAFPLEGSALKDLLSSLKKRFGGKELRPTIQVDPALIGGVRIQVGDEVLDSSVKAQLAQMQASLGA, from the coding sequence ATGGCTGAATTAGCCACGATTGCACGCCCTTATGCTGAAGCGCTTTTTCAAAGCGCTAAGCCTGCTGAGCTTGCTACTTGTTTAGAGCAGTTAAATGAATTGGCGCAGCTTGCTGCATTGCCAGAAGTTGCTGCTTTATCAAACAACCCTAAAGTATCTGCAGATGATTTAAGCAAATTGCTTTCTGGCATGGTGAAGACAAAGCTAGACGGCAAAATGGCAAGTTTTTTAAGCCTTGTAAATCAAAACCATCGCTTATCTGCTATTCCTGAAATTGCGCGTCAATTTGAGGCAATGAAGAATCAGAGTGAAGGTGCAGCAGAAGTAATGATTACTAGCGCATTCCCATTAGAGGGTTCCGCGCTGAAAGATTTGTTGTCAAGTTTGAAGAAGCGCTTTGGGGGTAAAGAATTGCGCCCAACTATTCAAGTAGATCCTGCGTTGATTGGCGGAGTTCGCATTCAAGTCGGTGATGAAGTATTGGATAGTTCAGTTAAGGCACAGTTAGCTCAAATGCAAGCAAGTCTTGGCGCATAA
- the atpA gene encoding F0F1 ATP synthase subunit alpha, producing the protein MQLNPSEISELIKSRISEMGVDSQLRNEGTVISVTDGICRVHGLSGVMQGEMLEFPNNTIGLALNLERDSVGAVVLGEYTHIKEGDPVKCTGRILEVPVGPELLGRVVNALGQPIDGKGPINTKLTDFIEKVAPGVIARQSVSQPVQTGLKAIDAMVPIGRGQRELIIGDRQTGKTAVAVDAIINQKGKGVYCVYVAIGQKASTIANVVRKLTELGAMEYTVVVAASASESAAMQYLSAYAGCTMGEYFRDRGEDALIVYDDLTKQAVAYRQISLLLRRPPGREAYPGDVFYLHSRLLERAARVSADYVEKFTNGSVKGKTGSLTALPIIETQAGDVSAFVPTNVISITDGQIFLETDLFNAGVRPAINAGISVSRVGGAAQTKVIKKLSGGIRTDLAQYRELAAFAQFASDLDEATRKQLERGRRVTELCKQAQYKPLQVWEMAASLYAVNNGYFDDLEVKNVLPFEKGLQDHLKSKYADLIGRIEETKDLSKDDEAALRAAIEDYKRSASF; encoded by the coding sequence ATGCAACTCAACCCTTCCGAGATCAGTGAACTGATCAAAAGCCGAATTAGCGAAATGGGTGTTGATTCCCAACTTCGCAACGAAGGCACTGTAATTTCAGTGACCGACGGTATTTGCCGCGTACATGGCTTGTCTGGTGTTATGCAGGGCGAAATGTTGGAATTCCCTAACAACACAATTGGCCTCGCATTGAACCTTGAGCGTGATTCAGTTGGTGCTGTGGTGTTGGGTGAGTACACCCACATTAAAGAAGGTGATCCAGTTAAATGTACTGGCCGTATTTTGGAAGTTCCAGTTGGCCCAGAGTTGCTCGGTCGCGTTGTAAACGCACTCGGTCAGCCGATTGATGGCAAAGGCCCAATCAATACTAAGTTAACAGACTTTATCGAAAAAGTTGCTCCGGGCGTTATCGCTCGTCAATCCGTTAGCCAACCAGTTCAAACTGGTTTGAAGGCGATTGATGCGATGGTTCCAATCGGCCGCGGTCAGCGCGAGTTGATCATTGGCGACCGTCAAACAGGTAAGACAGCAGTTGCGGTTGACGCGATCATTAACCAAAAAGGTAAAGGCGTTTATTGCGTTTACGTTGCGATTGGTCAAAAAGCTTCTACTATTGCTAACGTTGTTCGCAAGCTCACAGAGCTTGGCGCAATGGAATACACCGTGGTTGTAGCAGCGAGTGCTTCTGAGTCTGCAGCGATGCAGTACCTCTCAGCATACGCAGGTTGCACAATGGGCGAATACTTCCGTGACCGTGGTGAAGATGCATTGATCGTTTATGACGACTTAACAAAACAAGCTGTTGCATACCGCCAGATTTCTTTGCTCTTGCGTCGCCCACCAGGCCGCGAAGCTTATCCTGGCGATGTGTTCTATCTCCACTCACGTTTGCTGGAGCGCGCAGCTCGCGTAAGCGCTGACTACGTTGAGAAATTTACAAATGGTTCAGTAAAAGGTAAGACAGGTTCATTGACTGCATTGCCAATTATTGAAACTCAAGCAGGTGACGTTTCTGCATTCGTTCCAACCAACGTGATTTCGATTACTGACGGCCAGATCTTCTTGGAAACCGACTTGTTTAATGCGGGCGTACGTCCTGCGATTAATGCTGGTATTTCAGTATCACGTGTTGGTGGCGCAGCTCAAACTAAAGTCATTAAGAAATTGTCTGGCGGTATTCGTACCGACTTAGCGCAGTATCGTGAATTGGCAGCGTTTGCTCAGTTCGCTTCTGACCTTGACGAAGCAACCCGTAAGCAGTTAGAGCGCGGCCGTCGTGTTACAGAATTGTGTAAGCAAGCTCAGTACAAGCCTTTGCAGGTTTGGGAAATGGCTGCGTCACTCTATGCTGTTAACAATGGCTACTTTGATGACCTCGAAGTGAAGAACGTATTGCCATTCGAAAAAGGTTTGCAAGATCACTTGAAATCTAAATATGCGGATTTAATTGGCCGTATTGAAGAGACTAAAGATTTGAGCAAAGATGACGAAGCTGCTTTGCGTGCTGCAATTGAGGATTACAAGCGTTCAGCCTCTTTCTAA